The Flavobacterium praedii genome window below encodes:
- a CDS encoding fasciclin domain-containing protein has translation MKFKNQILYFVAVLSVALMTFSCTNDDNKDVVKLPSIVDIAKADPANFSILVDALNKTGLATTLSNPGSYTVFAPTNAAFTAAGVTSASIIALDPVVNAQQIADLKLSLQNHIIGVGTRSADLVATASFKTFGYYRNNPLAFTGANLNMTISKTGTDILINAGETNGGAKITSVDIEASNGIVHVINSVLKLPTIVNQIISTPSLSSLLGVVSSPAQASVLAILTNATFTSTGAVTVYAPNNDAFTTALGTGGYLVGKTDAEITNILKYHLQTGNNTASSATSYTSSTAFADVKVNTLFSTPAPAKTFTITKGTVKITDLVTPVVNGNIKVINIQGTNGVIQIIDKVLQPM, from the coding sequence ATGAAATTTAAAAATCAAATCCTATATTTTGTTGCCGTTTTATCGGTTGCATTAATGACTTTTTCTTGTACTAATGATGATAACAAAGATGTAGTAAAACTTCCTTCTATAGTTGATATTGCAAAAGCAGATCCTGCTAATTTTAGTATATTAGTAGATGCATTAAATAAAACTGGATTAGCAACTACATTAAGTAATCCGGGTTCTTATACTGTTTTTGCTCCTACAAATGCTGCTTTTACAGCTGCAGGGGTTACAAGTGCGTCTATTATTGCTCTTGACCCAGTTGTTAATGCTCAACAAATTGCTGATTTAAAATTATCTCTTCAAAATCACATTATAGGAGTAGGAACAAGATCGGCAGATTTAGTTGCCACAGCTTCTTTTAAAACTTTTGGATATTATAGAAATAATCCTTTGGCTTTTACAGGTGCTAACTTGAATATGACTATTAGTAAAACTGGAACAGATATTTTAATAAATGCCGGGGAAACAAATGGAGGTGCCAAAATAACTAGTGTAGATATTGAGGCTAGTAATGGAATAGTTCACGTAATTAATAGCGTATTAAAATTACCAACAATAGTAAATCAAATTATTTCAACCCCAAGTTTATCATCTTTATTAGGAGTTGTAAGTAGCCCTGCTCAAGCAAGTGTATTAGCAATTTTAACAAATGCAACATTTACATCCACTGGCGCTGTTACGGTATATGCTCCAAATAATGATGCTTTTACAACTGCATTGGGAACAGGTGGTTATTTAGTTGGAAAAACAGATGCTGAAATTACAAATATCTTAAAATATCATTTACAAACAGGAAATAATACAGCAAGTTCTGCAACCTCTTATACTTCTTCAACGGCTTTTGCAGACGTTAAGGTTAATACTTTATTTAGTACTCCTGCACCTGCTAAAACATTTACTATTACCAAAGGAACAGTTAAAATTACAGATTTAGTTACTCCCGTAGTTAATGGAAATATTAAAGTTATAAATATTCAAGGTACTAATGGTGTTATTCAAATAATTGATAAAGTATTACAACCAATGTAG
- a CDS encoding septal ring lytic transglycosylase RlpA family protein: protein MKKIITLLFLLANIGLVSSQSSIINSKKFTINKDTVKKSTKVVLKDVEPIAVAPDSAIIETGKFVFFKKNAHASYYHDKFNGKRTASGKRFDNQKLTAAHRKFPFGTKLKITNEANGKSVIVEVIDRGPFARGREIDLSKKAFMDITSNKRSGAVNVKIEELRK, encoded by the coding sequence ATGAAAAAAATAATCACATTGTTGTTTTTACTTGCCAATATTGGTCTAGTAAGCAGTCAAAGTTCCATTATAAACAGCAAAAAATTTACCATTAATAAAGACACCGTAAAAAAATCAACAAAGGTTGTACTAAAAGATGTTGAGCCAATTGCTGTCGCCCCAGACTCAGCAATTATCGAAACTGGTAAATTTGTTTTCTTCAAAAAAAATGCACATGCTTCCTATTACCATGATAAATTTAATGGAAAGAGAACAGCAAGTGGCAAACGTTTTGATAATCAAAAATTAACTGCAGCTCATAGGAAATTCCCTTTCGGAACCAAACTAAAAATCACCAATGAAGCCAATGGAAAATCCGTTATTGTAGAAGTGATTGACAGAGGCCCTTTTGCCAGAGGAAGAGAAATTGACTTAAGTAAAAAAGCTTTTATGGATATTACATCCAACAAAAGGAGTGGCGCTGTTAATGTAAAAATTGAGGAATTGAGAAAATAA
- a CDS encoding CYTH domain-containing protein — MVEIERKFLVTSKAFKEVAFNQNRIKQGYLSSIPERTVRVRVKGNKGFLTIKGISNESGMSRFEWEKEIPVDEAEKLLLLCEKGVIDKTRFEIKTGHHIFEVDEFYGENEGLIMAEIELQSEEESFEKPIWLGEEVTNDNRYYNAYLSKNPFKSW, encoded by the coding sequence ATGGTAGAAATAGAAAGAAAATTTTTGGTTACTTCGAAAGCTTTCAAAGAAGTGGCTTTCAATCAAAACAGAATAAAGCAAGGCTATTTAAGCTCCATTCCTGAAAGAACGGTTCGCGTTCGTGTGAAAGGCAACAAAGGTTTTTTGACTATAAAAGGAATATCAAACGAATCAGGCATGTCCAGATTTGAATGGGAAAAAGAGATCCCTGTTGATGAAGCCGAGAAATTATTGCTTTTATGTGAAAAGGGCGTAATAGACAAAACCCGCTTTGAAATCAAAACGGGCCATCATATTTTTGAAGTAGATGAGTTCTATGGCGAAAATGAAGGATTGATTATGGCTGAAATTGAATTACAGTCAGAAGAAGAATCCTTTGAAAAACCAATTTGGCTGGGAGAAGAAGTCACTAATGACAACAGATACTACAATGCTTATTTGAGTAAGAATCCTTTTAAGAGTTGGTAA
- the dinB gene encoding DNA polymerase IV produces the protein MLEPPPYRKIIHIDMDAFYASVEQMDNPDLKGKPIAVGGAENRGVVSAASYEARKFGVRSALSGVLAKKNCPELIFVSPRFDRYKEISKKIHKIFRDYTDLIEPLSLDEAYLDVTQNKKGNPSASLLAHEIRQRIFNEVGLTASAGISVNKFVAKIASDYNKPNGQKTVNPDEVIPFLEQLPIQKFYGVGKVTTEKMFQLGIFTGLDLKTKSIEFLDKHFGKSGGFYYNVVRGIHNSEVKSNRITKSVAAEHTFDINLSSEIFMIEKLEKIAAELERRLKKHQISGKTITLKIKYSDFTQQTRSKTMPYFISNKSLILEIVKELLYQEKMKDSVRLLGISLSNLNTEIKKTIVVQLKFDF, from the coding sequence ATGCTCGAACCACCTCCATATAGAAAAATCATACACATTGACATGGATGCTTTCTATGCTTCAGTCGAGCAAATGGACAACCCTGATTTAAAAGGAAAACCTATAGCAGTAGGCGGTGCCGAAAATCGAGGTGTCGTTTCTGCGGCTAGTTATGAGGCTAGAAAATTTGGTGTTCGTTCAGCTTTGAGTGGAGTTTTGGCTAAAAAAAATTGCCCAGAACTTATTTTTGTAAGCCCTCGTTTTGACCGATACAAGGAAATATCCAAAAAAATCCATAAAATATTTCGAGATTATACAGATTTGATTGAGCCTCTATCTTTAGACGAAGCTTATCTGGATGTTACTCAAAACAAGAAAGGAAATCCTAGCGCCAGTTTATTGGCACATGAAATTCGCCAAAGAATTTTTAATGAAGTTGGGCTTACGGCTTCGGCTGGAATTTCGGTCAATAAGTTTGTCGCCAAAATTGCCAGTGATTACAATAAACCCAATGGTCAAAAAACGGTAAATCCTGACGAAGTTATTCCTTTTCTGGAGCAATTACCCATTCAAAAATTCTATGGAGTGGGGAAGGTAACAACCGAAAAAATGTTTCAACTTGGGATTTTTACAGGCTTAGATTTAAAAACAAAATCAATCGAGTTCCTTGATAAACATTTTGGAAAGTCTGGCGGTTTCTATTACAATGTAGTGCGGGGCATTCACAACAGTGAAGTAAAATCAAATCGGATTACAAAATCAGTGGCAGCAGAACATACTTTTGATATCAATCTTTCTTCTGAAATATTTATGATTGAGAAACTTGAAAAAATTGCGGCCGAATTAGAACGCCGTTTAAAAAAACACCAAATTTCAGGCAAAACGATTACGTTGAAAATAAAATACAGCGATTTTACTCAACAAACACGAAGTAAAACAATGCCTTATTTTATTTCGAATAAATCGCTTATTCTGGAAATTGTAAAGGAGTTATTGTACCAAGAAAAGATGAAAGACTCTGTTCGACTTCTTGGAATTTCCTTAAGTAATTTGAATACAGAAATTAAAAAAACAATTGTCGTACAGCTTAAATTTGATTTTTGA
- a CDS encoding PAS domain-containing protein, with protein sequence MATQNDNNNPKAKYLCSLKWNAIPLISWGFSATYKTELKNVVLDYNKIAIISNSKKWKNADWDFKNKLEEKVILITDANLNIVFASHSLHKMNGYREQEVLGKSPKMFQGKATVMTTSLEIREAITLQKPFVKQVLNYKKSGELYYCNIEGFPIFNKKGELVNFIAFEQAA encoded by the coding sequence ATGGCAACTCAAAATGACAATAATAATCCTAAAGCAAAGTATCTCTGCTCCTTAAAGTGGAATGCCATTCCTTTAATTTCTTGGGGTTTTAGTGCTACTTATAAAACGGAACTAAAAAATGTAGTTTTGGATTATAATAAAATCGCGATAATTTCCAATTCAAAAAAATGGAAAAATGCAGATTGGGATTTCAAAAATAAATTGGAAGAAAAGGTTATTTTGATCACAGATGCCAATTTGAATATTGTTTTTGCATCACATAGTTTGCATAAAATGAATGGATATAGAGAGCAGGAAGTGCTTGGAAAAAGTCCAAAAATGTTTCAGGGCAAAGCAACTGTTATGACAACCTCCCTTGAAATCAGAGAGGCAATTACACTACAAAAACCATTCGTTAAACAAGTTTTAAATTATAAAAAAAGCGGAGAACTATATTATTGCAATATTGAAGGTTTTCCCATTTTTAATAAAAAAGGAGAGTTAGTAAACTTCATAGCATTTGAGCAGGCTGCTTAA
- a CDS encoding transglutaminase family protein, which produces MAIFKIVHITKYQYNWPIKESINELRLFPHNFSNQDVIDYQLLITHNPEVEYYHDYYGNKVANFNNLEAHEEMVIESRMTVQVNHSLKIPAFDSNTIKDIEKEKSENITLLRLSYPEVIVKQEEIKTILASIDVTNKPIIEIAQLCNQYIFDNFTYTKGITNIETTIDEILTLKKGVCQDFAHVLLQLVRTVGIPARYVSGYICPYESGLRGEGATHAWVEIYTPSQGWLGLDPTNNIWTMDNHVKLAVGRNFYDCTPIKGTFKGLARQTLSVCVSIGYEDGRHYEEINDVLLEEIPQEVKEQISYIEQHQQQQQ; this is translated from the coding sequence ATGGCAATATTCAAAATAGTTCACATTACAAAATACCAATACAACTGGCCAATAAAAGAAAGTATAAACGAGTTACGCCTATTTCCTCATAATTTTAGCAATCAAGACGTCATCGATTACCAACTTTTAATCACTCATAATCCAGAAGTAGAATATTATCATGACTACTACGGTAATAAAGTTGCCAATTTTAACAATCTTGAGGCACATGAAGAAATGGTCATTGAATCCAGAATGACTGTTCAAGTGAATCATTCTCTAAAAATACCCGCTTTTGACAGTAATACCATAAAAGACATTGAGAAAGAAAAAAGTGAAAACATAACCTTATTAAGACTTAGTTATCCAGAGGTTATTGTAAAACAAGAGGAGATAAAAACCATTTTGGCATCAATAGATGTAACCAATAAACCTATTATAGAAATTGCACAATTATGCAATCAGTACATATTCGATAACTTTACTTACACTAAAGGAATTACGAATATCGAAACTACAATTGATGAAATTCTAACCCTTAAAAAGGGAGTATGCCAAGATTTTGCGCATGTATTGTTGCAACTAGTTCGTACTGTTGGCATTCCTGCCAGATATGTGAGTGGATACATTTGCCCCTACGAAAGCGGATTAAGGGGCGAAGGAGCGACACACGCCTGGGTCGAAATTTACACCCCTTCGCAAGGCTGGTTAGGTTTAGATCCCACCAATAATATATGGACAATGGACAATCATGTAAAATTGGCTGTAGGAAGAAATTTTTATGATTGCACCCCAATTAAAGGAACTTTTAAAGGACTTGCAAGACAAACGCTCTCTGTATGTGTATCAATAGGCTATGAAGACGGCAGACATTATGAAGAAATAAACGATGTTCTTCTTGAAGAAATTCCACAGGAAGTTAAGGAACAAATAAGCTATATAGAACAACATCAGCAGCAACAACAATAG
- a CDS encoding alpha-E domain-containing protein has protein sequence MKANMLSRVADGMFWLNRYMERTDGMLLTLNTSYILSFDKETEDCQGYKPLLKYYTDLTCSQINEFQYDTNFVLKYIICDSLNHNSVKNLILKARENARGSQDKITKELWEHINSLYHFMNSPDLPKKLETSDALQIVNKLNKDLLLYNGILHVTMPRGLGWSFSNIGKLIERCLQTISMTQAYYAPIQYNLEGNEDVMYWRRLLLSLSGYELYLKSYSNLKHNRKIVQHVIFNRDFAHSVIYTLDLINKYLDCLVKDSEISEARKLYNQFGRLKSYVDFTDYHHLTGTQLEEVLETTKTQLNQFSVDFSKLFFSYT, from the coding sequence ATGAAAGCAAATATGCTAAGTCGAGTTGCAGACGGAATGTTTTGGCTCAACAGATATATGGAAAGAACCGATGGCATGCTGCTAACTCTTAATACCAGTTACATATTGTCATTCGACAAAGAAACCGAGGATTGCCAAGGCTACAAACCGCTGTTAAAATACTACACTGACCTAACATGCAGTCAGATAAACGAATTTCAATACGATACTAACTTTGTTTTGAAATACATTATTTGCGATAGCTTAAACCACAATTCGGTAAAAAATTTGATTTTAAAAGCTCGGGAAAATGCGAGAGGATCTCAAGACAAAATAACCAAAGAGCTTTGGGAACATATCAATTCATTGTATCACTTTATGAATTCCCCAGATCTTCCCAAAAAACTAGAAACTTCAGATGCTTTACAAATTGTAAATAAACTCAATAAAGACCTCTTGCTCTATAATGGTATATTACACGTTACTATGCCAAGAGGACTTGGATGGAGTTTTTCGAATATTGGAAAACTAATTGAGAGATGCTTACAAACCATCTCAATGACTCAAGCCTATTATGCACCGATTCAATACAATTTGGAAGGAAATGAAGATGTAATGTACTGGAGAAGATTATTACTTTCATTATCTGGATATGAATTATATCTAAAAAGTTACAGCAACCTTAAACACAACAGAAAAATAGTTCAACATGTGATTTTCAATCGCGATTTTGCCCATTCTGTAATCTATACGTTAGATTTAATTAATAAATATTTGGATTGCCTCGTTAAAGACAGTGAAATAAGTGAAGCTCGAAAATTATACAATCAATTTGGAAGATTAAAAAGTTATGTTGACTTTACAGACTATCATCACCTAACTGGCACACAGTTAGAAGAGGTTCTGGAAACTACAAAAACACAATTAAATCAGTTTTCAGTTGACTTCTCAAAATTATTTTTTTCCTACACCTAA
- a CDS encoding circularly permuted type 2 ATP-grasp protein: MMKVMPKLNPKGWDEMFSNEGVRDSYAQVLQTLQRLNPENLNDKQIQASDLFMNQGITFTVYSDDDQGIERIFPFDIIPRIITKAEWSEVETGIKQRLKALNLFLEDVYNGQHIIKDGIIPAALVASCPHYIQEVHGIKVPHNIHVHIAGIDLIRGAKGEFYVLEDNLRCPSGVSYMLENREITKRIFPDMLTSNKVSMVGNYPMIFHNILVSLSPRNISNPNVVLLTPGVYNSAYYEHTFLARQMGIPLVEGRDLVVNNNKVYMKTTSGLHQVDVIYRRLDDDYLDPLVFKPESTLGVPGLISAYRHGNVALVNAVGNGVADDKAVYAYVPDMIKYYLNEEPILKNVPTYQMENKEERELVFADMENMVIKETNGSGGYGMIMGNKASQEELENGKTAILANPRNFIAQPIIQLSTVPCLIDGQLKLRHVDLRPYALCGPNGVEIVPGGLTRVALTKGSLVVNSSQGGGSKDTWIIK, translated from the coding sequence ATGATGAAAGTGATGCCAAAACTAAACCCAAAAGGATGGGATGAAATGTTCTCCAATGAAGGCGTGAGAGATTCCTATGCTCAAGTTCTTCAAACCTTACAAAGATTAAATCCAGAAAACCTAAACGACAAACAAATTCAGGCTTCGGATTTGTTCATGAACCAGGGCATTACATTTACAGTATATAGTGATGATGATCAAGGGATAGAAAGAATATTCCCTTTTGATATCATTCCAAGAATCATAACAAAAGCCGAATGGAGCGAAGTAGAAACGGGGATTAAACAACGCCTAAAAGCCCTTAATCTATTTCTGGAAGATGTCTATAATGGACAGCACATAATAAAAGATGGAATAATTCCTGCTGCATTAGTAGCCTCTTGCCCGCATTATATACAGGAAGTTCATGGAATAAAAGTACCTCATAACATTCATGTACATATTGCTGGAATTGATTTAATTCGTGGTGCAAAAGGTGAATTTTACGTTCTTGAAGACAACTTGAGATGTCCCAGCGGTGTGAGTTACATGTTGGAGAATCGCGAAATTACCAAACGAATTTTTCCAGACATGCTTACCTCCAACAAAGTAAGCATGGTAGGAAACTATCCAATGATATTTCATAATATACTAGTATCGCTATCTCCCCGAAATATATCCAATCCTAACGTGGTTTTACTTACACCGGGCGTCTATAATTCGGCTTACTACGAGCATACTTTCTTGGCCCGCCAAATGGGAATTCCGCTTGTAGAAGGAAGAGATTTGGTAGTAAATAATAACAAAGTGTATATGAAAACCACTTCGGGACTGCATCAAGTGGATGTAATTTACCGACGTTTAGATGATGATTATCTCGATCCATTGGTTTTTAAACCCGAAAGCACACTGGGCGTACCCGGACTTATTAGCGCCTATCGCCACGGCAACGTAGCATTAGTCAATGCTGTAGGTAATGGAGTTGCCGATGACAAAGCGGTCTATGCTTACGTTCCTGATATGATAAAATATTACCTTAACGAAGAACCCATACTTAAAAATGTTCCAACATACCAAATGGAAAACAAAGAAGAAAGAGAATTGGTATTTGCCGATATGGAAAATATGGTAATCAAAGAAACCAATGGAAGCGGCGGTTACGGAATGATTATGGGAAACAAAGCTTCTCAAGAAGAACTTGAAAATGGCAAAACAGCCATTCTTGCCAACCCCAGAAATTTTATCGCACAACCTATCATTCAACTCAGCACCGTTCCCTGCTTAATAGATGGCCAATTGAAATTACGCCATGTTGATCTAAGACCTTATGCTTTATGTGGACCCAATGGAGTAGAAATAGTACCTGGAGGACTTACTCGAGTCGCACTAACAAAAGGTTCATTGGTTGTAAACTCTTCTCAGGGTGGAGGAAGCAAAGACACTTGGATCATAAAGTAA
- a CDS encoding ISAon1 family transposase N-terminal region protein produces the protein MQKTSRELESYIELLKLILPEFLIENFNLTSFKNSEENLHLYFEEKATTPKEFTAVELISKGFLDEVTIQDFPLRGKLVYLHIKRRRWTNKTTREIIKRDWTLVAKGTRMTHEFAAFLKEINR, from the coding sequence TTGCAAAAAACTAGTAGAGAATTGGAATCGTATATAGAACTATTGAAATTAATATTACCTGAGTTTTTGATTGAGAATTTTAATCTAACCTCATTCAAGAATTCAGAAGAAAATCTGCATTTGTATTTTGAAGAAAAAGCGACTACTCCCAAAGAATTTACTGCTGTAGAATTGATCTCCAAAGGCTTTCTGGACGAGGTCACTATTCAGGATTTCCCTCTAAGAGGTAAGTTAGTATATTTGCATATCAAAAGACGTCGTTGGACCAATAAGACCACAAGAGAAATTATTAAAAGAGATTGGACTTTAGTTGCTAAAGGAACCCGCATGACTCATGAGTTTGCGGCTTTTTTAAAAGAAATTAATAGATAA
- a CDS encoding ISAon1 family transposase: MGGFFGVNGKKLQRQYKKHLSSFNTWAPREHAHQWILYPENMGTHLSIDEVALSQGELYTIVTNKQSKGKKGSLVAIVAGTKADQVIEHISKIDYKKRSCVKEITLDMANSMKLISKRCFPKAVQVTDRFHVQKLALEALQEIRIKHRWEAMDFENQLIIQAKKENRTYIPELLPNGDSVKQLLARSRYILYKSREKWTINQRERAKMLFDLYPDIKKAYNLSQQLRGIYNNNNDKNIAMTKLAHWYRNVEESGFKNFNILLNTITFNYQSILNYFDNRSTNASAESFNAKIKAFRSQFRGVRKIDFFLFRLSNLFA, encoded by the coding sequence ATTGGAGGCTTCTTTGGAGTCAACGGCAAAAAACTTCAAAGACAATATAAAAAACACCTGAGTTCCTTCAACACTTGGGCTCCACGAGAACACGCCCATCAATGGATTCTTTACCCTGAAAATATGGGGACTCATTTATCAATTGACGAAGTAGCTTTATCTCAAGGAGAACTTTATACTATTGTAACCAACAAGCAATCCAAAGGCAAAAAAGGATCCTTAGTTGCTATTGTTGCAGGAACAAAGGCAGATCAAGTCATAGAACATATCAGTAAGATTGATTATAAAAAAAGAAGCTGTGTCAAAGAAATAACACTTGACATGGCTAATTCCATGAAGTTAATTTCAAAGCGTTGCTTCCCAAAAGCAGTACAAGTAACCGATAGATTTCATGTTCAAAAATTAGCATTGGAAGCCTTACAAGAGATTAGGATCAAACATCGATGGGAAGCTATGGATTTTGAAAATCAGTTGATAATACAAGCAAAAAAAGAGAATAGAACCTATATTCCAGAGCTCTTACCTAACGGAGACTCTGTAAAACAATTACTAGCCAGAAGTAGATATATACTTTATAAATCTCGTGAAAAATGGACGATAAATCAGAGAGAAAGAGCTAAAATGTTATTTGACCTATATCCAGACATTAAAAAAGCCTATAACCTAAGCCAACAACTTCGAGGTATTTACAATAATAACAATGATAAAAACATTGCAATGACCAAACTAGCACATTGGTATAGAAATGTGGAGGAATCCGGATTTAAAAACTTTAATATCCTGCTCAATACTATAACTTTTAATTACCAGTCAATTTTGAACTATTTTGATAATAGAAGCACAAATGCTTCTGCAGAATCTTTCAATGCAAAAATAAAAGCTTTTAGAAGTCAATTTAGAGGAGTAAGAAAAATAGATTTCTTCTTATTTAGATTATCCAATCTTTTTGCTTAA
- the rseP gene encoding RIP metalloprotease RseP: MEIVIKLSQFLLSLSLLIILHELGHFIPAKLFKTRVEKFYLFFDVKYSLLKKKIGETEYGIGWLPLGGYVKISGMIDESMDKEQMALPAQPWEFRSKPAWQRLIIMLGGVTVNFILAFIIYIGMAFVYGDSYIANSDLKDGVLIENQAMINAGFKTGDKIIAVDGEKIVRFDKEMNSKVVMAKEVVVERNGTLQTIKMPNDFIDQLSKFEKSSLLTIRSPFVIGNIPDESLNKELKAKDILLKLNGQTTKYIDQAKVILENNKNKTVTAIVLREEKQVPVQVKINGEGKLGVQLGGLGLDSLEKLGYYTITHQKYSFMESIPFGIQKGKDQLVGYGKQLKMIFNPETKAYKQVGGFKAIFDIFPSYWSWETFWSITAILSIMLGVMNLLPIPALDGGHVMFLLFEIVSGKKPSDKFLENAQMVGFVLLISLLLFANGNDIYKAIVGK; encoded by the coding sequence ATGGAAATAGTTATCAAGCTTTCTCAATTTTTATTGAGCTTATCATTACTTATTATACTTCACGAATTAGGACATTTCATTCCTGCAAAATTATTCAAAACCAGAGTCGAGAAATTTTATTTATTTTTTGACGTAAAATATTCCCTTCTAAAAAAGAAAATTGGTGAAACCGAATATGGTATTGGCTGGTTGCCTCTTGGTGGTTATGTAAAAATATCCGGAATGATTGATGAAAGTATGGACAAGGAGCAAATGGCATTACCTGCGCAACCTTGGGAGTTTAGATCCAAACCGGCTTGGCAACGTTTGATTATTATGTTGGGTGGTGTAACGGTCAACTTTATACTAGCTTTCATCATATATATTGGTATGGCTTTTGTATATGGGGATTCCTATATTGCTAATTCAGATTTGAAAGATGGTGTTTTGATAGAAAACCAAGCGATGATTAATGCTGGTTTTAAAACTGGTGATAAAATAATCGCTGTTGATGGTGAAAAAATAGTACGCTTTGACAAGGAGATGAACTCAAAAGTGGTTATGGCAAAAGAAGTAGTTGTTGAACGAAATGGCACACTACAAACGATAAAAATGCCAAATGATTTTATAGATCAACTGTCTAAATTTGAAAAATCTTCTTTACTAACTATCAGAAGCCCATTTGTTATTGGAAACATTCCTGATGAATCTTTAAACAAAGAGCTTAAAGCAAAAGACATTCTTTTGAAATTAAATGGTCAAACCACTAAGTATATTGATCAAGCCAAAGTAATTTTAGAAAACAACAAAAATAAAACAGTTACTGCAATTGTTCTAAGAGAAGAAAAACAAGTTCCTGTTCAAGTAAAAATAAATGGCGAAGGAAAACTAGGAGTACAACTTGGTGGTTTAGGTCTTGACTCTTTAGAAAAACTTGGCTATTATACCATTACACATCAAAAATACAGTTTTATGGAATCGATTCCTTTTGGCATTCAAAAAGGGAAAGATCAATTAGTAGGTTATGGAAAACAATTAAAAATGATTTTCAATCCTGAAACCAAAGCCTACAAACAAGTAGGTGGTTTTAAAGCAATATTTGATATTTTTCCAAGTTATTGGAGCTGGGAAACTTTCTGGAGCATCACAGCGATTTTATCGATTATGCTTGGTGTAATGAACTTATTGCCTATTCCGGCACTTGATGGTGGTCACGTAATGTTTTTATTATTTGAAATTGTAAGCGGTAAAAAACCAAGTGATAAATTCTTAGAGAATGCTCAAATGGTTGGTTTCGTATTACTTATCAGTCTGTTGCTTTTTGCCAATGGAAATGACATCTACAAAGCTATTGTGGGCAAGTAA